In Microbispora sp. ZYX-F-249, one genomic interval encodes:
- a CDS encoding RICIN domain-containing protein has protein sequence TAVGANKCLDVSNYGTANGSKVHIWTCHGGTNQKWTRV, from the coding sequence TCACCGCGGTCGGCGCGAACAAGTGCCTGGACGTGTCGAACTACGGCACGGCCAACGGCAGCAAGGTGCACATCTGGACCTGCCACGGCGGCACCAACCAGAAGTGGACCCGCGTCTGA
- a CDS encoding LacI family DNA-binding transcriptional regulator, which yields MNIGEIAKRSGVSRSTVSYALSGKRPVSENTRRRIQAVIDELGYRPNATAKALKEGRTRTIGLVIPPASQRLTEMQLGFVASVVDAAARADLDVLLSPSGGEHDRSFERVVGGRRVDGVILMEIRLEDDRVTRLRQSGLPFVGIGRTSRPDEMSWVDIDYETLISQCVHHLADLGHRRIALVNRSTELMAAGYGPAHRAQAGFDQAVAERGLEGVRTCCADDARAGVSCVARLLADHPDLTAIATINETAMPGMYRAIERAGLTVPRDFSIAGVAGRHWAENLHPPLTAADVPADELGAQAVDLLIRQISDPAAPHRGALVSPPISLRGTTGPAPAR from the coding sequence ATGAACATCGGGGAGATCGCCAAACGGTCGGGCGTGTCGCGCAGCACCGTCTCCTACGCTCTGAGCGGCAAGCGCCCGGTGTCGGAGAACACCCGGCGTCGCATCCAGGCGGTCATCGACGAGCTGGGCTACCGTCCCAACGCCACCGCGAAGGCGCTCAAGGAGGGCAGGACCCGCACGATCGGCCTGGTCATCCCCCCGGCCAGCCAGCGCCTCACCGAGATGCAGCTCGGCTTCGTCGCCAGCGTCGTGGACGCCGCCGCGCGCGCCGACCTCGACGTCCTGCTGTCGCCATCGGGGGGCGAGCACGACCGCTCATTCGAGCGGGTGGTCGGCGGCAGGCGCGTCGACGGCGTGATCCTCATGGAGATCCGGCTGGAGGACGACCGGGTCACCCGCCTGCGGCAGAGCGGCCTGCCGTTCGTCGGCATCGGCCGCACCAGCCGTCCCGACGAGATGTCCTGGGTGGACATCGACTACGAGACGCTCATCTCCCAATGTGTGCACCACCTGGCCGACCTCGGCCATCGTCGCATCGCCCTGGTCAACCGCTCCACCGAGCTGATGGCCGCCGGATACGGCCCGGCCCACCGGGCTCAGGCCGGCTTCGACCAGGCTGTGGCGGAACGCGGCCTGGAGGGCGTGCGGACGTGCTGCGCCGACGACGCCCGCGCCGGGGTGTCCTGCGTCGCGCGGCTCCTCGCCGACCACCCCGATCTCACCGCCATCGCGACCATCAACGAGACGGCCATGCCCGGCATGTACCGCGCGATCGAGCGCGCGGGCCTGACCGTGCCCCGTGACTTCTCCATCGCGGGCGTGGCGGGCCGGCACTGGGCCGAGAACCTGCATCCGCCGCTCACCGCCGCCGACGTGCCCGCCGACGAGCTCGGCGCCCAGGCCGTCGACCTGCTCATCCGGCAGATCTCCGACCCCGCCGCGCCTCATCGCGGGGCCCTCGTGTCCCCGCCCATCTCCCTGCGCGGGACGACCGGGCCCGCACCCGCGCGCTGA
- a CDS encoding sugar ABC transporter substrate-binding protein, with product MGSAATGRRAAGLGLVALAAAGGLVACSSSSGGSSGGSSGGDATTEASGAAGGGTYTIWDPYPQHDKGSEWVKLLDTCGAQAGVTVERTAYDTTDLTNKTLLAAQQGNAPDVLVVDNPVVSTLAEAGVLTTTEENRLDTSAVAPNLLAAGQIGGKTYGVPIGANTLALFYNKDVLKKAGVDIDSVRDWASLTAALEKVKAAGEKGITFSAIGTEEGSFQFLPWFWGSGARLTTLDSPEGVSAVALWADWLKKGYAPNSVINNTQTTSWQEFATGDFAFAENGTWQLAAAEKAGFPYGIIPIPGKNGGTAPAPTGGEFVGIPVQQDSGRYATSRKLVTCLTDTDNSLTTTTALSYVAPTEQVQAKQVAENPGLAVWVEAVKAAKGRTSDDLGTKYPKISEPMWGAVQAALSGSKSPQQAMTDAQAAAASATQ from the coding sequence ATGGGATCAGCGGCAACGGGCCGGCGGGCGGCCGGTCTGGGTCTGGTGGCGCTGGCGGCCGCGGGCGGTCTCGTCGCGTGCTCCTCGTCGTCCGGGGGGTCGTCCGGCGGGTCGTCCGGGGGCGATGCCACGACGGAGGCGAGCGGGGCCGCCGGCGGCGGGACCTACACGATCTGGGACCCGTACCCGCAGCACGACAAGGGCTCCGAGTGGGTGAAACTGCTGGATACGTGCGGCGCCCAGGCGGGGGTGACGGTCGAGCGCACCGCCTACGACACCACCGACCTGACGAACAAGACCCTGCTGGCCGCGCAGCAGGGCAACGCGCCCGACGTGCTCGTCGTCGACAATCCGGTGGTCTCCACGCTGGCCGAGGCGGGGGTGCTGACGACGACGGAGGAGAACAGGCTCGACACCTCGGCCGTCGCGCCGAACCTGCTCGCGGCGGGGCAGATCGGCGGCAAGACGTACGGCGTGCCGATCGGGGCCAACACGCTGGCCCTCTTCTACAACAAGGACGTGCTGAAGAAGGCCGGCGTGGACATCGACTCGGTGCGGGACTGGGCCTCGCTCACCGCCGCGCTGGAGAAGGTCAAGGCGGCCGGCGAGAAGGGCATCACGTTCTCGGCGATCGGCACCGAGGAGGGCAGCTTCCAGTTCCTGCCCTGGTTCTGGGGGTCCGGCGCGCGGCTCACCACGCTCGACTCGCCCGAGGGCGTCTCGGCGGTGGCGTTGTGGGCCGACTGGCTGAAGAAGGGGTACGCCCCCAACTCGGTCATCAACAACACGCAGACCACGAGCTGGCAGGAGTTCGCGACCGGTGATTTCGCCTTCGCGGAGAACGGGACCTGGCAGCTGGCCGCCGCCGAGAAGGCCGGCTTCCCCTACGGCATCATCCCGATCCCCGGCAAGAACGGCGGGACGGCTCCCGCGCCGACCGGCGGCGAGTTCGTCGGCATCCCCGTGCAGCAGGACTCCGGGCGCTACGCCACCTCGCGGAAGCTGGTGACCTGCCTGACCGACACGGACAACTCCCTGACCACGACCACCGCCCTGTCGTACGTCGCGCCGACGGAGCAGGTGCAGGCCAAGCAGGTCGCCGAGAACCCGGGCCTGGCGGTCTGGGTGGAGGCGGTCAAGGCCGCCAAGGGCCGCACCAGCGACGATCTGGGCACCAAGTATCCGAAGATCTCCGAGCCGATGTGGGGCGCGGTGCAGGCGGCGCTGAGCGGGTCGAAGAGCCCCCAGCAGGCGATGACCGACGCGCAGGCCGCGGCCGCGAGCGCCACGCAGTAG
- a CDS encoding carbohydrate ABC transporter permease, with translation MDHATHASVAPPPAAGGRPDPARPRAGGRWEALRRAAAGQWAAWAFLAPVVVYLLVFYAYPLYRNVELSLRDYTVRSFVRGDAPFTGVANYADVLGDPAFGPALWHTVVFTLASLVFQFTIGLALAVFFVRNFPLSATLRALFLVPWLLPLIVSSSTWSWMLNSESGVVNAALAALGAEPVHWLTSPDWSLWSVIIANVWIGIPFNLVVLYSGLQAIDPAVYEAAELDGATGWRKFRHITFPLLRPVSAITLLLGLVYTLKVFDIIWIMTRGGPSGSSTTFATWSYRLGFGNLLPEFGRGAAVGNLLIVAALVFGLIYIRVQRRQALA, from the coding sequence TTGGATCACGCGACACACGCATCGGTCGCGCCGCCGCCGGCAGCGGGAGGGAGACCGGATCCGGCCCGCCCGCGCGCCGGCGGCAGGTGGGAGGCGCTCCGCCGCGCCGCGGCCGGTCAGTGGGCGGCCTGGGCCTTCCTGGCCCCGGTCGTCGTCTACCTGCTGGTGTTCTACGCCTATCCGCTGTACCGCAACGTCGAGCTGAGCCTGCGCGACTACACCGTGCGCTCGTTCGTCCGGGGCGACGCGCCCTTCACCGGAGTGGCCAACTACGCCGACGTCCTCGGCGACCCCGCGTTCGGTCCCGCGTTGTGGCACACGGTGGTGTTCACGCTGGCGTCCCTGGTCTTCCAATTCACCATCGGGCTCGCCCTGGCCGTGTTCTTCGTCAGGAACTTCCCGCTGTCGGCCACGTTGCGGGCCCTGTTCCTGGTGCCGTGGCTGCTGCCGCTGATCGTGTCGTCCTCGACGTGGTCGTGGATGCTCAACAGCGAGTCCGGTGTCGTCAACGCGGCGCTCGCCGCCCTCGGCGCCGAGCCCGTCCACTGGCTGACCTCGCCGGACTGGTCGTTGTGGTCGGTGATCATCGCCAACGTCTGGATCGGCATCCCCTTCAACCTGGTCGTCCTCTACTCGGGCCTCCAGGCGATCGATCCCGCCGTGTACGAGGCCGCCGAGCTGGACGGCGCGACCGGCTGGCGGAAGTTCCGGCACATCACCTTCCCGCTGCTGCGGCCGGTCTCGGCGATCACGCTGCTGCTCGGGCTGGTCTACACGCTGAAGGTGTTCGACATCATCTGGATCATGACGAGGGGCGGGCCGAGCGGCTCCTCCACCACGTTCGCCACCTGGTCGTACCGGCTGGGGTTCGGCAACCTGCTGCCGGAGTTCGGCCGCGGCGCCGCGGTCGGCAACCTGCTGATCGTGGCGGCCCTGGTCTTCGGACTGATCTACATACGCGTCCAGCGACGGCAGGCCCTCGCGTGA